Within Methanobrevibacter millerae, the genomic segment CAAGAATCAACGTCTGTGATCAAATGCCTAAAGAAGCACCTTTAGCACAAGAAGCTCTCAAAGCATTCCGTGATGCTTTCGGTTATGCACAGGCACCTTTATTATTCAACTACGCTAGACTCATCGAACTTTTAGCATCAGCTGAATGTGCTGTTGCAGCACTCGAAGAAGATTTATCAGGCAAAAAATTCCCTGATGAATTAGAAAGAACCGAAGGTAAAGGTGTAGGTATTGTAGAAGCTCCTCGTGGTACTTTAATCCACCACTACGAGTCTGATGACAACGGATTATGTAACTACGCAAACATTGTTGTTGCTACAATCCAAAACAACCCAGCTATGGAAATGGGTATTCACCAAGTAGCTAAAGACTACATCAAACCTGGTGTAGAAGTGGATGACAGCATCTTCAACTTAATGGAAATGGTTATCAGAGCTTACGACCCATGTTTATCATGTGCTACCCACACAATGGATAGTCAAATGAGATTAGCTGAAGTAAATATTGTAGACAGTGAAGGAAACCTCATTAAAAGATTCTAGATTTAAGGGGGTTTTAGTAAATGATTATAATTAACGATGATGGCTGTATCAAATGTGGTGCATGTGAAGGCACATGTCCTACCGCAGCTATTGAATTAACGCCTACTACAATTATTCACTGTGACCTTTGTGGCGGAGAACCTAAATGTGCAGATGTCTGCCCTAACGCAGCGCTGAAAGTGGAAGATTACGAAATTGCTGATGGTGTCGAGCAAGCAAGATTAGTATTCAACTCAATTTTATGCGACTCATGCGGTAAATGTGCAGAAGTCTGTCCTCAGGAAACTCTCGTTGTCACAGAAGAAAAATTGAAAGAAGTAAAAGGTTTCTGTGTAATGTGTCAGAAATGTGTTGATATCTGTCCGGTAGATGTAATCGGTATTCCAGGCGTTGTCGAACCTAAAGAATACGATTTAGACCTCTCCGGTAAAGGTCCTGTATACATCGCTGATTGTGTAGGATGCGGATCCTGTGTAGACCCATGTCCGGTCGGCGCAATCACTCTCGAAGCTTACGGAACTCCTATTACCGTAGACGACGACAAATGTATCAGATGCGGATTATGTTCACAGACATGTCCTTGGAACAAAATCTTCATCTCCGAGAAAAAACCGGTCAAACGTGAAAAAGAAATCAAATCATTTAATTTCGCTGCTTCCAAGTGTATCGGATGTAACACCTGTATCGAAGCTTGTCCTGGTGACTTCATCAAACCAGTCGGCAAGGACTTGACCGTTCAGATTCCTGAAGCATGTGCAGCATGCAGTCTCTGTGTAAACCTCTGTCCTGTTGACGCATTGGATATTGAAGTCGAATGGGGTGAAGGCGCACCTGTAGACGCTGAAGGAATCGGCCGTGACGTTGAAAAATGTGACTTCATCGGTGCATGTGCAAACAAATGTCCAACTGAAGCTATTCGCGTTGTAACCAAAACAGGTATGCTCTGTCCTGCATTGGAAGAAACCGGCGGGGACCCATCTTTTGTCAGCTGTATCAGATGTGGTGCCTGTGCATCAGTTTGTTCCAACAACGCATTGAATGTGGGCTCTATTGAAATCACGATTGACGGCGAAGCTGTCATGAGAGACAGAATAGAATTCAACCCATCCAAATGTGACGCATGCGGTGACTGTATAAGTGCCTGTCCTTACGACATGCTCCACGAAACAGAAAATCCTAAATTACCAATTGCAGGATTCTGTACCCTTTGTGGTCAATGTATCGAAGCATGTCCTGAAGACGCATTATGTTACAAATAGGTGTATTAACACCTATTGCTTTTTCTTTTTTTTAAAAATCTTAGCTATTTTTGATGTAAATCTTCTCTTTTTTAATGGTATTATTGATTCTTTAAGGGACGGTTAATTAAAGTGATGGTTTTTTAGTTGTTTTTGATTATAAATCGTCATAAACGACGTTTCCATTTACAATCGTCATGACGGGAGCGCCTTCATATTCCCATCCGTCAAAGGGTGAGTACTCGGCTTTGGTTTTAAACGTTGAAATGTCGAATTTTCCTGTTTTTTTCAAGTCAACGACGGTAAAGTCGGCATCGTTTCCTACTTTTATTTCTCCTTTGCTTTTTAAACCGAATACTTTGGCGGCGTTTGCTGATAAAATCTTTTCAATCAACTCGAATTTTAGATTTCCTTTATTTACTTGCGTTAACAGCAGGCTTGCAACGGTTTCAAGGTTAGGAATTCCCGGTGATGAGGTGAAGACTCCTTTCTGTTTATCCTCTAAAGTGTGGGGCGCATGATCGGTTCCGATGATTGAATTTTCATCGATGTCTTTAATTCTTACACTTTTGTCTATGGGTCTTAAAGGCGGGTTGGTTTTTACCATTGTTCCATACTTTTCGAATGCCGAATTGTCAAGGAGCAGATGGTGGGGTGTAAACTCATAGCTTATATTGTTTTGACGTGCAATATTTAGGGCACTTTTGCTTGACAAGTGGCAAATGTGTAAACGTAGGTTGTTTTTCCTTGCAAGCTCAATCGTTTGCTTAACTGATTTATCTTCTGAGGTATATGGTCTGGCATAAGAATAGTCAATTGGCTCATTTGAATCTTCAAGTCTTTTACTTTCTTCCTGCACAATGCTTCTTTTCTCGCAGTGGGTTGCAACAAGGCCGTTATAGTCGCTTTCCTGCATTAAAACTCCCAGGTTGTGGAAAATCTCGGCCAATGACTCGTCCGTTTCAAGGTCCATGAAAACCTTAAATGAAATGGGGTTCAATTCCATCATTTTTTTCATTTCACTTAATTCATTGTGTCCCGCCTGAAGGTAAAAGTTGACGGCTGATTTTTTTGAAGCTATTTCCATTTTTTCCTTTAGCGCATTATATGTGTTTGTTTTGGGAAGGGTGTTTGGCATGTCGATTACAGTGGTAAAGCCTCCGTGTGCTGCAGCTTCGCTTCCTGTCCTGAAGTCTTCCTTTTGGGTAAGTCCCGGATCCCTGAAGTGAACGTGAGGATCGATGAAGCCCGGCAATAAATAATTTGACTTGATGTCAATTGTCTTATCTGCCTTAACCTTTTCCCTTGTTATTTCAACAATCTTTCCGTTATCTACGGCAATGTTGTATTCGCCGCTTTTTTCGCTTAACCTTGAGTTTTTAATCAGCAAGTCATACATAAGTAATTATTTAAATATCTTGACTTTTATATTTTCTATTATGTCTTGCGTATCTGAAATTCTTGAAAGGGATATGAATCTTTTTAATGAATATTTAAACACTGATGTCAAAAAAACCGAAGGGTCTGGCAATATCGATTTGGTGGCGGACTTTACCGAGTACAATCCGCTGCACAACGGCCATTATCACTGCATGAAGGTTGCAAGGGCCAAAGTTCCCGATTCATTATTCGTAGCTGTTGTTCCCGGTTTATTTGAGAGGAGTGGTAGGGGCATTCCCTATATATTGCCTCGTGAGTTAAGGGCTGAAATTGCGGTTTCATTAGGCGCTGACGTTGTCGTTGAAGGTCCTCCGATGGGCGTTATGGGTTCCGGACAGTATTCCCTGTGTTTGTGCAAGATGTTTCAGGCATTGAACACTGACTTTATCCCCCGAGGATACAATCCCGACGAGAACTTTACTGAAATTTTAAATAGGATTAATATGGGCCATCACATTGCGCCGAAGCCTTATAAAATCGTTGATAAAACCACCGGCGAGATTCTTTTAAAGGATAAGCTTAAAGAGGACAATTATGTCATAACCTCATTTTCAAATTCGTTATCTAAAATTGGATTTGACTATAAGGATAAATTCATTTTCGTTGAAAGGATTGAAGGCGTAAGCGGAACCCGAATCCGTGAGGCTGTAATGAGCGGAAACTTTGATGATGTTGCAGACATGATGCCTTCTAAAACCGTTGAGGTTTTATCTTCAAACAAGGATAAGATCATATTCGGCAAAAGGGATGAGGCAGCCATTCTTGAGAATGTGAATAATTTGGATTTATCGAAGTTGAATCTTTTTAATGAAAAATTAGCTATTGAGATTGAATCATTAAGGCCCTTTGATGATTTAAGTGATGTTTTAAATGCAATTCCCCAGGGCTTTTCAACCCATTTTAAGGAAAGGATTATAAGCGTTCTTGAAAATCCTGTAAAAAAAGAAGACGTGTCACTCTTTATAGACAAATACCCTTCACAAATCAGGGTACTTAAATATAAAGACAGTGACGTTTTAAGCTTGTTTAAAGAGAAAGTAAACACTGAGAATGTCTCAGTGTGCTAATGCGTTTATGAACTGGCCAGGATTTTTAAGTCCCATTACAGCATCGAAGAATGTTGGATAGGTAACGCTTAACCTAAATACGTATAGTATGTAGAAAATCACGACAATGATGACTATAACCAGAACTATTGTTAAAAGAATGTCTACAGCACCGTAAGGCTCTTTTTCATCCTTGTAGTCAATATTATGGATTGATTCCCTTTGGTTATAAAGGCCAGGGTTTTCTCTTCTTGCAAGCTCTTCGCGAACCCTTCTTTCTATTTCTTCTTCCTGTGAAAGAGGTCTTTGCTGAGCTGGAGCCTGCCTTGGAACTTCCTGATATTGTTGAACAGGTTCTTGGTATTGCGGTTCCGGCTGCGGAGGCCTTGGAGTGTATTCCTTTCTTGTAAGTGAGCCGTATTCTGCTTCGTCACGTGCCAGCTGTTCGTTTAGCGGCACTTCAGGTTCCTCATCAAAGTACAAATCGTCAAGGTATCTTTCGTACTTGTCTTCAAGTTCCTGCCTTGCTGAGGTTTCCGGAGGCTCGTAGGAGTGATCAGGATAGATGAACTCGTCGTTTTGTGGTTGTGGTTGTCTTTCGACATATTCTGGCCTTATTTCCTGGACAGGTTCAGGTTGGATGAATTCCTGTCTTACGTCTTCAACAGGACGCTCCGGGATGACTTTCTCTTCAGCGTATGCGGACTGCACTCCGCCTTCATACTGGATGCTGTCCTTGATGTTGTAAGGTGAATCGTCGGCAACCTTCTGGTTTGAGACCTGGACTTCTTCAGGAGTTCCCTTTGTGAGGCTTGCCATGTCAAGGTCGTCTTCACTCTCTGTTTCAACTCTAGGAGCTTCAGCCGTTTGAGGTTTTTCACTCTCTTGCACAATTCCAGTTCCCACAATCTTTTCCAGACACTCTTTACAGTACACGTTTCCAGCTAACTCTAATCCACACTCTTTACAGATGGATTTACCGCAAATTGCACAGGTATCTGTGCTTTCCCTACTCGGATGATAATAACATTCCATAATATTACTCTCTCTAAACAGTTAATATGATAGAATATTTGTAGTTTCAAGTTATATAATGTTTGTCTTTAATGGTCTTTTTTGATGGTGGTGATTTTTTCGGCTAAAATTTCACATGCTATCAAATCGTCAATTGTTGCCAAGGTGGTCTTGAGGGAATCGTTGTCGGTTTCGTATGTGATGGTGTTTTCGCTTAATTTTGAGCTTAGGAAGTTTTCATTGTCAACTTCCAGGGTTTCGTATATGATTTTTGCTTTTTTACTGCTTTTGAATTTTAATTGTGTTTTTGATTTGACTTTCATTGATTTTAGTTTTTGTATTTATTGGTTAATATAATTTTTAGAAATTTCTAAATGATGGGGTATAAAATATTAAAAAATAGAAAAGGAATAATGCTTAGCAATTCGCTAAACATCACTTATTCGAATGGTATTGTTGGAGCGAGGTGATATTCCCATTTGAAAGATAAATCCACGATTTCACCATCTTTTACGTCCTTTTTATATATGTATGAATCGTCATGGCATACCGTAGTCTTTTCATTAAGGATATCATCGCCGTTTATCTTGAAATTTGTGTAGTCAACGTAACTCGGTACGCGCTTTCCTGATATGTTG encodes:
- a CDS encoding 4Fe-4S binding protein; its protein translation is MIIINDDGCIKCGACEGTCPTAAIELTPTTIIHCDLCGGEPKCADVCPNAALKVEDYEIADGVEQARLVFNSILCDSCGKCAEVCPQETLVVTEEKLKEVKGFCVMCQKCVDICPVDVIGIPGVVEPKEYDLDLSGKGPVYIADCVGCGSCVDPCPVGAITLEAYGTPITVDDDKCIRCGLCSQTCPWNKIFISEKKPVKREKEIKSFNFAASKCIGCNTCIEACPGDFIKPVGKDLTVQIPEACAACSLCVNLCPVDALDIEVEWGEGAPVDAEGIGRDVEKCDFIGACANKCPTEAIRVVTKTGMLCPALEETGGDPSFVSCIRCGACASVCSNNALNVGSIEITIDGEAVMRDRIEFNPSKCDACGDCISACPYDMLHETENPKLPIAGFCTLCGQCIEACPEDALCYK
- a CDS encoding dihydroorotase, giving the protein MYDLLIKNSRLSEKSGEYNIAVDNGKIVEITREKVKADKTIDIKSNYLLPGFIDPHVHFRDPGLTQKEDFRTGSEAAAHGGFTTVIDMPNTLPKTNTYNALKEKMEIASKKSAVNFYLQAGHNELSEMKKMMELNPISFKVFMDLETDESLAEIFHNLGVLMQESDYNGLVATHCEKRSIVQEESKRLEDSNEPIDYSYARPYTSEDKSVKQTIELARKNNLRLHICHLSSKSALNIARQNNISYEFTPHHLLLDNSAFEKYGTMVKTNPPLRPIDKSVRIKDIDENSIIGTDHAPHTLEDKQKGVFTSSPGIPNLETVASLLLTQVNKGNLKFELIEKILSANAAKVFGLKSKGEIKVGNDADFTVVDLKKTGKFDISTFKTKAEYSPFDGWEYEGAPVMTIVNGNVVYDDL
- a CDS encoding nucleotidyltransferase family protein, which translates into the protein MSCVSEILERDMNLFNEYLNTDVKKTEGSGNIDLVADFTEYNPLHNGHYHCMKVARAKVPDSLFVAVVPGLFERSGRGIPYILPRELRAEIAVSLGADVVVEGPPMGVMGSGQYSLCLCKMFQALNTDFIPRGYNPDENFTEILNRINMGHHIAPKPYKIVDKTTGEILLKDKLKEDNYVITSFSNSLSKIGFDYKDKFIFVERIEGVSGTRIREAVMSGNFDDVADMMPSKTVEVLSSNKDKIIFGKRDEAAILENVNNLDLSKLNLFNEKLAIEIESLRPFDDLSDVLNAIPQGFSTHFKERIISVLENPVKKEDVSLFIDKYPSQIRVLKYKDSDVLSLFKEKVNTENVSVC
- a CDS encoding ATPase, yielding MECYYHPSRESTDTCAICGKSICKECGLELAGNVYCKECLEKIVGTGIVQESEKPQTAEAPRVETESEDDLDMASLTKGTPEEVQVSNQKVADDSPYNIKDSIQYEGGVQSAYAEEKVIPERPVEDVRQEFIQPEPVQEIRPEYVERQPQPQNDEFIYPDHSYEPPETSARQELEDKYERYLDDLYFDEEPEVPLNEQLARDEAEYGSLTRKEYTPRPPQPEPQYQEPVQQYQEVPRQAPAQQRPLSQEEEIERRVREELARRENPGLYNQRESIHNIDYKDEKEPYGAVDILLTIVLVIVIIVVIFYILYVFRLSVTYPTFFDAVMGLKNPGQFINALAH
- a CDS encoding KEOPS complex subunit Pcc1 → MKVKSKTQLKFKSSKKAKIIYETLEVDNENFLSSKLSENTITYETDNDSLKTTLATIDDLIACEILAEKITTIKKDH